The Haliaeetus albicilla chromosome 9, bHalAlb1.1, whole genome shotgun sequence genomic sequence ACGTGACTGAAATCTCCTTTACAGTCAACAAATCTAAGACCTATTATAAGATACAGTGATCTGCACTCTAGCTTCATTagcttttctaaaatataaCTTCAACGTGAAAAGTCATAGTCATTTGTAACACTCGATTTTGAGAGAACAAGCACTTGCAAACTCAAGAGTTTACTTAAAAACTTCTCATACTTTAGAAAACACTtacttgaaaatgtttaaatattaattcaGGGTTGAAATACAGCTGAAAGGGTGTGATTAGTTCtaattgctggaaaaaaaaaaagagaacagttGACGGAATCAGTACACCAAGCAAAAGTTGTACACACCCAAATAAGGAACCCCCTTCCTCTGTAGCAAAAAGAGCCCAGCAAGTTGTCAATCAGCACAACAAGCTTTCTAGCAAAAGCCAGCCTCAACAACCAATTCAGCCCCCCTCACGTTGTTACTATTTATCTGTGCTTTGCGCCTTCCCAGGTTTCACAGCGGGCTGACAGCGGGGGCTCTGGAAGCGCTGCTTTTAGGGGACCCCTCTGCTTCCCGAGGGGAAGAGACCTGGCcctggggggtggtggggggggggcgtcTGAGGGAACCCCTTCCACCCTTCCCAAGCAcactcctctccccagcccgccTGCACGGCTCCTAGGAGCCTCACACTCCCCGCCCCGTCCCGGGCACCCTCCGAGCAGCCTTCCCCTCCGCCGCCGGCTCTGTCAGGCTGCAGCCGGCCGGCCGGGGCCCCGCGGAGCCGGCCTCACCGCCCCCCACCCAGGGAACCGGGCCCTCAGGAGGGTCTGCGGAGGCGCGGGCCCGAGGGAGcgcggccggcgggggcggggcggccccACTCACCACGGCGGCGGTGGTGAGGACGCAGGCGGTGGTGTAGGCCCGCGTAACGGGCGGCACCTGCAGGTACTCCTGCCGGAAGGTCTGGTACGCCATCTTAGCGCTTCCCGCGCCGCTTCCGCTTCCGCCACGCCTCTGCGCCTGCGCGCATCGCCCACcgcccaccctccctcccccgccacCAACCCCCGGCGGAACCAATCGGCGTCGGCAACGCCCGGGCTGTCGCGCTGCTCTCTCATTGGCCGAGCAGCGAGGGCGGCAGGGGCCTCCCCTCGCTTTCCCCGCCCCCGAGGGCTGGAGCTCTTGATGATTGGGCGGCGCCTTTGCCCTCGTGGCCACTGATTGGCTGCTGGCGGGGCTGCCCTCCTGAGGGAGTTCGAACGAGGCGGGAAGCGGCGGCGGGAGCCAtagcagcggcggcggggggggtcGGGttcggcaccggcaccggcctCGGTCACCAGCCTCGGTCTGCGGCACTAGAGCGGGAGGAGCGGCCCCAGTGCCTCCGGTAACGGCGCGGGAGGCCGGGGCTGCGCTGGACCTCCTGTGGGAGCCGGCTTCCCCTCAGCTGCGGGCTCGGCCTTCCCGCCTCCAGCAAGGCCCGTCTTCCCCGGGCCCTGCCTTTCTCGCTCCTTCCCTTACCGGCTTTCCTCCGCCACCATGTCGGTCAATCCCATGGCCTACGAAGCGCAGTTCTTTGGCTTCACCCCCCAGACGTGCATGTTGCGCATCTACATCGCGTTCCAGGACTACCTCTTTGAAATGATGCTGGTGGTTGAGAGCGTAATCCTGAAGAAGCTGGACGGGTTTCCCGGCTGTAAAATCAGCCCCTTCCAAATCCGGAAAAGCACGGagaaatttcttctcttcatgaAGCAGCACTTTGATAAACTCTTCagtaaaatggaagaaatgcttctgcagctgGTGTTAAACATCCCTAAGAACGTGCTCCTTCCCGAGGATAAGGTCCACGAGCAGTACCCCTACAGCAAAGCACAGTTCCAGGCGCTTCAGGATGAGATCCATCAGCTGCAGCAACAGTACAGGGCTGAGGCGTCTGCTGGGCAGGCACTGCGTGCAGAACTGGAAGAACAGAAGGCTGTTCAGGCTGAGCTTGAGAAGATTTTGCAATGGTTTGATGGGCTTGAGAATATCTGTAGGGAGCACGGGACTGGCAACTTGGaagaaagctttgctttcttgaCACAGAACTCTAAGAAACTGCAAGATGTGCTGAAAGACGttgaagagaaaagcaaaaaattaaagcaacatGATCAGTTATTGTAATGGAAATTCTGAAAAGGCAACAAAAATCATTTAGACAGCTTGCTTAAAATGATAGGGGCTTATCTTTCCGGAAGCACTTTCCTTAATCCCTTACTCCTCTAGTCCTGCCAGGATCTAGACTAAAAGCTGTTGAACTGTGTCAGTTTGCACCTATTTAGCACCTCCCTAGGGaagcagggggagaaaaaagtctgtaaaatgTAGCTCTCATTGGGAATAAATATTGGGTTAGATAACCTGGCTGCAAAGGTGCCTTCCTGACTTTATGAATGCTAACTTCGAACACAACATAGTGCTCGTTTATTTTaaggattattaaaaaaaaaaaagcccaagtaAGACCTGTAAGGATATGTAAGTGCGTTTTCAGCCTGATACCAGTTCAGGTAACAGAGTAGATGTTTCTGTCTTTGAGGACCTTGGGATTTGTACCAATTTCCCGCAGGAGCCGTATTGCACAAGCAGTGAGTGTCTGGTTAAGG encodes the following:
- the MIS12 gene encoding protein MIS12 homolog; the protein is MSVNPMAYEAQFFGFTPQTCMLRIYIAFQDYLFEMMLVVESVILKKLDGFPGCKISPFQIRKSTEKFLLFMKQHFDKLFSKMEEMLLQLVLNIPKNVLLPEDKVHEQYPYSKAQFQALQDEIHQLQQQYRAEASAGQALRAELEEQKAVQAELEKILQWFDGLENICREHGTGNLEESFAFLTQNSKKLQDVLKDVEEKSKKLKQHDQLL